Proteins encoded by one window of Gemmatimonadaceae bacterium:
- a CDS encoding zinc dependent phospholipase C family protein, which yields MTLARFARSHRGLATVGRGFALIVVLLVLTPAVAHAWTPGTHILLGEAVLRSAFLLPPKLADLLLAFPYDFLYGSIAADTSLAKKYARFGRHCHHWYVGLEILDRARDETLQAFAYGYLAHLAADVVAHNWFVPHQLAATSSTSAIGHSYWESRFEWHLGARHSRRAHEIILLDHGRADDHLDRILSPTIFSTHTNRRIFRGMVRVTDADSWQRVFNLMAERSRWDLEEREVGAYLTRSFDYVVDFLRRADGSEPYAHDPSGEEPLRAAKAVRRTALRRGDGDTAREAALRHFGLPATSLGFTSRLAEPLYVPARGEVS from the coding sequence GTGACCCTGGCACGATTCGCGCGCTCCCATCGGGGACTCGCGACGGTTGGGCGCGGCTTCGCGTTGATCGTCGTGTTGCTGGTGCTGACCCCGGCCGTCGCCCACGCCTGGACCCCGGGCACGCACATCCTGCTGGGCGAGGCGGTGCTGCGCTCGGCCTTCCTGCTCCCGCCGAAACTGGCCGACCTGCTGCTCGCCTTCCCGTACGACTTTCTGTACGGATCGATCGCCGCCGACACGAGCCTGGCCAAGAAGTACGCGCGCTTCGGACGCCACTGCCATCACTGGTACGTGGGCCTCGAGATCCTCGACCGCGCGCGCGACGAGACGCTGCAGGCCTTTGCGTATGGCTACCTGGCGCATCTCGCCGCCGATGTCGTGGCCCACAACTGGTTCGTCCCGCATCAGCTCGCGGCCACCTCGAGCACGAGCGCCATCGGGCACTCGTACTGGGAGAGCCGCTTCGAGTGGCACCTGGGCGCGCGCCACAGCCGGCGTGCGCACGAGATCATCCTGCTCGACCACGGCCGCGCCGACGACCATCTCGATCGCATCCTGAGCCCGACGATCTTCAGCACCCACACCAACCGCCGGATCTTCCGCGGCATGGTGCGGGTGACGGACGCGGACAGCTGGCAGCGGGTCTTCAACCTGATGGCCGAGCGCAGCCGCTGGGATCTCGAGGAGCGCGAGGTCGGCGCGTACCTGACGCGTTCGTTCGACTACGTGGTGGACTTCCTGCGGCGCGCGGACGGCAGCGAGCCGTATGCGCACGATCCGTCGGGGGAAGAACCGCTGCGCGCCGCCAAGGCGGTGCGGCGCACGGCACTGCGGCGCGGCGACGGCGACACGGCGCGCGAGGCGGCGCTGCGGCATTTCGGTCTCCCGGCCACGTCGCTGGGCTTCACGAGCCGGCTCGCGGAGCCGCTGTACGTGCCCGCGCGGGGAGAGGTGAGCTAG
- a CDS encoding polyphenol oxidase family protein encodes MSGALPPRERVPSFAVLGLTAFTTTREAGTYGFTDDAPVQAVSDRWFALMRGTGGRLASAHQVHGAKVITHRPGWDGWLRVDSADGHATAHHDTALVVTIADCVPVFIGHPNGASALLHAGWRGVAGGILDAGLRALQAMGCHHRDLVVHLGPAICGACYEVGPDVYAQLMRRSAERAAPVDLRALLADQARLAGVKQVETSACCTRCHRDRFFSHRGGDTGRQVAVIAPAS; translated from the coding sequence GTGAGCGGCGCGCTCCCGCCGCGGGAGCGCGTCCCTTCGTTCGCCGTGCTCGGACTGACCGCCTTCACGACCACGCGTGAGGCCGGGACGTACGGCTTCACGGATGACGCGCCCGTGCAGGCGGTGAGCGACCGTTGGTTCGCGCTGATGCGCGGCACCGGCGGCCGCCTGGCGTCGGCGCATCAGGTGCACGGCGCCAAGGTGATCACGCACCGCCCCGGCTGGGACGGCTGGCTGCGGGTGGACTCGGCCGACGGTCACGCCACCGCGCACCACGACACGGCGCTGGTCGTGACGATCGCCGACTGCGTCCCCGTCTTCATCGGACATCCGAACGGCGCGTCGGCGCTGCTGCACGCCGGGTGGCGCGGCGTCGCCGGCGGCATTCTCGACGCCGGGCTTCGCGCCCTGCAGGCGATGGGGTGCCACCATCGCGACCTCGTGGTGCATCTCGGTCCGGCCATCTGCGGGGCGTGCTACGAAGTGGGCCCCGACGTCTACGCGCAGCTGATGCGGCGGTCCGCGGAGCGCGCGGCGCCAGTGGACTTGCGCGCGCTGCTCGCCGACCAGGCGCGCCTTGCCGGCGTGAAGCAGGTGGAAACGAGCGCGTGCTGCACGCGCTGCCACCGCGATCGTTTCTTCTCGCACCGCGGTGGCGACACGGGCCGGCAGGTGGCCGTGATCGCGCCGGCATCTTAG
- a CDS encoding ribosomal L7Ae/L30e/S12e/Gadd45 family protein, translating to MRTLRSRCEQGQMMDAALRRRLLGLAGLGVRARNAVVGVDQVRAAAQSGELRVALVAEDVSRHSRDKVVPLLAAKGIAVLDGFTAAELGAVAGRDATAVIGIVDAQLAKGIRGALRPAGE from the coding sequence ATGCGGACGCTCCGGAGCCGGTGTGAGCAGGGGCAGATGATGGACGCCGCGCTGCGCCGACGACTGCTGGGGCTTGCCGGCCTGGGGGTGCGCGCGCGCAACGCGGTGGTGGGCGTCGATCAGGTGCGGGCCGCGGCCCAGAGTGGCGAGCTGCGGGTGGCGTTGGTGGCGGAGGACGTGTCGCGGCACAGCCGCGACAAGGTGGTGCCGCTGCTGGCGGCGAAGGGTATTGCAGTGCTGGACGGGTTCACGGCGGCCGAGTTGGGCGCCGTGGCCGGGCGGGACGCGACGGCGGTGATCGGCATTGTCGACGCACAGTTGGCGAAAGGAATTCGCGGGGCGCTCCGCCCCGCGGGCGAGTAG
- the nusA gene encoding transcription termination factor NusA, producing the protein MSGSAEILAAFRELSNSKQIDRAELHALLQDGIHAALAKKHGPNVQADITIDEGRGEIRIVLLKTVVASVEDPSREISLEEAQFEDPEFAVGDIMEEPVEFAEFGRSAVQAAKQRIIQRVREGERTKIRDEFSGRVGDLLSGEIQQIERGKIVVMLNKFREAEAIIPYREQNHREDYKQGEPIRSVLKKIEETPKGPRLVLSRADPMFVQALFKLEVPEIQQGIVEIKAASRECGSRTKIAVVSKDDAIDPVGACVGLKGARVQAVVQELGGERIDIVPWSPDPERFAKLALAPAKVARVFSDAATKTIQAVVDEDQLSLAIGRNGQNVRLASEITGWKIDLYSSREWLERGGDMPLFQPLPDDDTAADVHLSSIEGLPPATVAVLEAGGYRTLNDILDLERDDFLRLPGIAPEEADRIIALINELTTDDAGGESAGGDADAPEPV; encoded by the coding sequence ATGTCTGGATCGGCTGAAATCCTTGCTGCCTTCCGAGAGCTGTCGAACTCCAAGCAGATCGACCGCGCGGAGCTGCACGCGCTGCTGCAGGACGGCATTCATGCCGCCCTGGCCAAGAAGCACGGGCCCAACGTTCAGGCCGACATCACGATCGACGAGGGGCGCGGCGAGATTCGCATCGTCCTGCTGAAGACGGTGGTGGCGTCGGTCGAGGACCCGAGCCGCGAGATCAGCCTCGAGGAAGCGCAGTTCGAGGATCCCGAGTTCGCGGTGGGCGACATCATGGAAGAGCCCGTCGAGTTCGCCGAGTTCGGGCGCTCCGCGGTGCAGGCGGCGAAGCAGCGCATCATCCAGCGGGTGCGCGAGGGTGAGCGCACCAAGATCCGCGACGAGTTCTCCGGGCGCGTCGGCGACCTGCTCTCGGGCGAGATCCAGCAGATCGAGCGCGGCAAGATCGTCGTGATGCTCAACAAGTTCCGCGAGGCGGAAGCGATCATTCCATACCGCGAGCAGAATCACCGCGAGGATTACAAGCAGGGCGAGCCCATCCGCTCGGTGCTCAAGAAGATCGAGGAGACGCCCAAGGGGCCGCGCCTCGTCCTCTCGCGCGCCGATCCGATGTTCGTGCAGGCGCTCTTCAAGCTCGAGGTGCCCGAGATCCAGCAGGGGATCGTCGAGATCAAGGCGGCATCGCGCGAGTGCGGCAGCCGCACGAAGATCGCCGTGGTGTCCAAGGACGATGCCATCGATCCGGTGGGCGCGTGCGTGGGCCTCAAGGGCGCGCGCGTGCAGGCCGTCGTGCAGGAACTCGGCGGCGAGCGCATCGACATCGTGCCGTGGTCGCCCGATCCCGAGCGGTTCGCCAAGCTCGCGCTGGCGCCGGCCAAGGTGGCGCGCGTCTTCAGCGACGCGGCGACCAAGACCATCCAGGCCGTCGTGGACGAGGACCAGCTTTCGCTGGCGATCGGCCGCAACGGGCAGAACGTGCGCCTCGCCTCGGAGATCACGGGGTGGAAGATCGACCTGTACTCGAGCCGCGAGTGGCTCGAGCGCGGGGGCGACATGCCGCTCTTCCAGCCGCTGCCGGACGACGACACCGCTGCCGACGTGCATCTGTCGTCCATCGAGGGTCTGCCGCCGGCGACGGTCGCGGTGCTCGAGGCGGGCGGCTATCGCACGCTGAACGACATTCTCGATCTCGAGCGCGACGACTTCCTCCGCCTGCCGGGCATCGCGCCCGAGGAAGCGGATCGGATCATCGCGCTGATCAACGAGCTGACCACCGACGATGCGGGCGGCGAATCCGCGGGCGGCGATGCGGACGCTCCGGAGCCGGTGTGA
- a CDS encoding UvrD-helicase domain-containing protein — protein MTPSPPLGDVTLNAAQRAAVEHGTGPLLVLAGAGSGKTRVLTARVARIVEELGVAPHRVLAVTFTNKAAGEMRERIGRLLGAEPRGMWIGTFHGIGARLLRLHADQVGRTPEYTIYDEDDTLTVVRRLMDREKVSAKDFAPKAVVAAISDAKNALVSSDEYARLALTPLAKAVAPVYAALEPTLRAQNAVSFDDLLVLPVQILRANAELHAHYAARFEHVLVDEYQDTNHAQYEFVRLLSGPEGNVAVVGDDDQSIYGWRGADVRNILDFERDYPGARVVRLEENYRSTPGILAMANVVIAQNAERRGKTLRATRPGGEPVTVLKALDDRDEADAIADAIEHRRLNLRERPSEVAVLYRTNAQSRAIEESLRRRSIPYRLVGAVRFYDRREVRDLLAWLRLAANPADDEAFRRAITAPRRGIGDATVELLAATARAQGATLLDMARRSGELDGVRPATRAALGEITQLADRFRASAADASVDQLILEILQATGYDEALRAEGPEGLDRLDNVRAMVEGAAETVVDDGGELGLRPLDHFLQKAMLVTAADQLGADAEAVTLMTVHTAKGLEFPVVFIAGLEDGLFPLARAFDDPAMLEEERRLLYVGITRAERKLTLTYAMSRRRNGELMPGILSSFLSPVPRELYDAQMTAKLRGSANAFAYGSPALRRPGVPMSRPAAWEAPSEEESQVAPRYIKGARVRHKAFGSGTIVELGGAGRDTKVTIEFDDEAVGRKRLVVAFAGLEREDD, from the coding sequence ATGACGCCGTCGCCCCCGCTGGGTGATGTCACCCTGAACGCGGCGCAGCGCGCCGCCGTCGAGCACGGCACTGGGCCGCTGCTCGTGCTCGCGGGCGCCGGTTCGGGCAAGACGCGCGTCCTCACCGCGCGGGTGGCGCGCATCGTCGAGGAGCTGGGCGTCGCGCCGCATCGCGTGCTCGCCGTCACCTTCACCAACAAGGCGGCCGGCGAGATGCGCGAGCGCATCGGCCGCCTGCTCGGCGCCGAACCGCGCGGCATGTGGATCGGCACCTTTCACGGCATCGGTGCGCGGCTGCTGCGGCTGCACGCCGACCAGGTGGGGCGCACGCCCGAGTACACCATCTACGACGAGGACGACACGCTCACCGTCGTGCGCCGCCTGATGGATCGCGAGAAGGTCTCCGCGAAGGACTTCGCCCCCAAGGCGGTGGTCGCGGCGATCAGCGACGCCAAGAATGCGCTCGTCTCCTCCGACGAATACGCGCGGCTCGCGCTGACACCGCTCGCCAAGGCCGTGGCCCCCGTCTACGCCGCGCTGGAACCCACGCTGCGCGCGCAGAACGCGGTGAGCTTCGATGACCTCCTGGTGCTCCCCGTGCAGATCCTGCGCGCGAATGCCGAATTGCACGCGCACTACGCCGCGCGCTTCGAGCACGTGCTCGTGGACGAGTATCAGGACACCAACCACGCGCAGTACGAATTCGTGCGGCTCCTTTCGGGGCCGGAGGGGAATGTCGCCGTCGTTGGCGACGATGATCAATCCATCTACGGATGGCGCGGCGCCGATGTGCGGAACATCCTCGACTTCGAGCGCGACTATCCCGGCGCGCGCGTCGTGCGGCTCGAGGAGAACTACCGCTCCACGCCGGGCATCCTCGCCATGGCGAACGTGGTGATCGCGCAGAACGCCGAGCGGCGCGGGAAGACGCTGCGCGCGACGCGCCCCGGCGGCGAGCCGGTGACCGTGCTCAAGGCGCTCGACGACCGCGACGAGGCCGACGCCATCGCCGATGCCATCGAGCATCGCCGGCTGAACCTGCGCGAGCGCCCCTCCGAGGTGGCGGTGCTGTACCGCACCAACGCGCAGAGCCGCGCCATCGAGGAGTCGCTCCGCCGGCGCAGCATCCCGTATCGGCTCGTGGGCGCGGTCCGCTTCTACGACCGGCGCGAGGTGCGTGACCTGCTCGCCTGGCTGCGGCTCGCCGCCAACCCGGCGGACGACGAGGCGTTCCGCCGGGCGATCACCGCGCCGCGGCGCGGCATCGGCGACGCCACCGTCGAGCTGCTGGCCGCCACGGCGCGCGCGCAAGGCGCGACGCTGCTCGACATGGCGCGTCGCTCCGGCGAACTCGACGGCGTGCGCCCGGCCACGCGCGCCGCACTCGGCGAGATCACGCAGCTCGCCGATCGCTTCCGCGCGAGCGCCGCCGACGCCAGCGTCGACCAGCTGATCCTCGAGATCCTCCAGGCCACCGGCTACGACGAGGCGTTGCGCGCCGAAGGGCCGGAGGGGCTCGACCGGCTCGACAATGTGCGCGCGATGGTGGAAGGGGCGGCGGAAACCGTGGTCGACGACGGCGGCGAGCTGGGGCTGCGCCCCCTCGATCACTTCCTGCAGAAGGCCATGCTCGTGACCGCGGCGGACCAGCTCGGCGCGGATGCGGAGGCGGTGACGCTCATGACCGTGCACACCGCCAAGGGGCTCGAATTTCCGGTCGTCTTCATCGCGGGCCTCGAGGACGGGCTCTTCCCGCTGGCCCGCGCCTTCGACGATCCGGCGATGCTCGAGGAGGAACGCCGCCTCCTGTACGTCGGCATCACGCGCGCCGAACGGAAGCTGACACTCACCTACGCAATGTCGCGGCGCCGCAACGGCGAACTGATGCCCGGCATCCTGTCATCGTTCCTGTCGCCCGTGCCGCGCGAGCTGTACGACGCCCAGATGACGGCGAAGCTGCGCGGCAGTGCGAACGCGTTTGCCTATGGGTCGCCGGCGCTGCGCCGTCCGGGAGTGCCGATGTCCCGTCCGGCGGCGTGGGAAGCGCCTTCCGAGGAGGAGTCGCAGGTGGCGCCGCGCTACATCAAGGGGGCGCGGGTGCGGCACAAGGCGTTCGGCAGCGGGACGATCGTCGAGCTCGGCGGGGCAGGGCGCGATACGAAGGTCACCATCGAGTTCGATGACGAAGCCGTGGGGCGCAAGCGCCTCGTCGTCGCCTTCGCCGGGCTGGAGCGCGAAGACGACTAG
- the murA gene encoding UDP-N-acetylglucosamine 1-carboxyvinyltransferase → MKFLVEGGRPLSGTIRPSGNKNAALPIVAATLLTEQPVTLQNVPRIKDIEILVELLATTGAEARWSGPNTLSVHAKSVSARALDLERCKRIRGSILLAAPLLARCGEVTLSPPGGDVIGRRRLDTHFLALQQLGADHVLSDQIRFTTKGLVGADVFLDEPSVTGTENAVMAAVAARGTTILRNAASEPHVQDLCEFLVALGARIEGIGTNTLTVYGGATLGGATHAIGPDHIEVGSFIGLAAVTRSELRIAGAGVRHLRSILMGFERLGITGRTEGDDLIIPAKQSMVIQNDLGGHVPKLEDQPWPAFPADVMSIAIVTATQCHGLILMFEKMFESRMFFVDKLVSMGARIVLCDPHRALVAGPSELRAGTVESPDIRAGMAMLLAALCAKGTSTIKNVGQIDRGYERIDERLNALGAKITRVPEDR, encoded by the coding sequence ATGAAATTTCTCGTCGAAGGCGGCCGGCCGCTCAGCGGCACCATCCGTCCCTCCGGTAACAAGAACGCAGCCCTGCCCATCGTGGCCGCCACGCTCCTCACCGAGCAGCCGGTCACGCTGCAGAACGTGCCGCGCATCAAGGACATCGAGATCCTGGTCGAGCTCCTGGCCACGACCGGCGCCGAGGCGAGATGGAGCGGACCCAACACGCTGAGCGTCCACGCCAAGTCCGTGTCGGCGCGCGCCCTCGACCTCGAGAGGTGCAAGCGCATTCGCGGCTCCATCCTGCTGGCCGCGCCGCTCCTGGCGCGCTGCGGCGAGGTGACGCTCTCGCCGCCCGGCGGTGACGTCATCGGCCGCCGCCGGCTCGACACGCATTTCCTCGCGCTGCAGCAACTCGGCGCCGACCACGTGCTCTCCGACCAGATCCGCTTCACGACGAAGGGCCTGGTGGGGGCGGATGTCTTCCTCGACGAGCCCAGTGTCACGGGCACCGAGAATGCGGTGATGGCGGCGGTGGCGGCGCGCGGCACGACCATCCTGCGCAACGCCGCCAGCGAGCCGCACGTGCAGGACCTCTGCGAATTCCTCGTCGCGCTCGGCGCGCGCATCGAGGGGATCGGCACCAACACCCTCACGGTGTACGGCGGCGCGACGCTGGGCGGCGCCACGCATGCGATCGGTCCCGACCACATCGAGGTCGGCTCCTTCATCGGGCTCGCGGCGGTCACGCGCAGCGAACTGCGCATCGCCGGGGCCGGCGTGCGCCACCTGCGCTCGATCCTCATGGGCTTCGAGCGGCTCGGCATCACCGGCCGCACCGAGGGCGATGACCTCATCATTCCCGCCAAGCAGTCGATGGTCATCCAGAACGACCTGGGCGGGCACGTGCCCAAGCTCGAGGATCAGCCGTGGCCGGCGTTCCCGGCGGACGTGATGTCCATCGCCATCGTCACGGCGACGCAGTGCCACGGGCTCATCCTGATGTTCGAGAAGATGTTCGAGTCGCGCATGTTCTTCGTCGACAAGCTCGTGTCGATGGGCGCGCGCATCGTGCTCTGCGATCCGCACCGGGCGCTCGTGGCGGGCCCGTCCGAACTGCGCGCCGGGACGGTCGAGAGTCCCGACATCCGCGCCGGCATGGCGATGCTCCTCGCGGCGCTCTGCGCCAAGGGGACGAGCACCATCAAGAACGTCGGACAGATCGATCGCGGGTACGAGCGGATCGACGAGCGGCTCAACGCCCTCGGCGCGAAGATCACGCGGGTGCCGGAGGACCGGTGA
- a CDS encoding HAMP domain-containing sensor histidine kinase has translation MRRRVPVILVALGLLVLLGSYVWYAQRVVDELRGESERTSRMFARVYGALADTTTGAETAALMGLSQEIRELGVPVIVTDAQGRPTAFVNIPGLGNGLVSPADPRFATLSDLVRTLDRQNQPVVEPGVGQIHFGNTPLVRGLRIIPLLQVAMLSLLIVAGILALGVRARAERERVWAGMAREAAHQLGTPLSSLQGWLELLAERGDGDPAAESARQHMQGDVDRLERVAHRFERIGRPPKLVPTDVGEATEAVVNYFRARVPTLANTVVVQFERGEGPLVVPVDRVLLEWAVESLVKNAVDALAGRGGTISVRVDRAAGGGARVRVADDGPGIPPKLRRKIFAAGFTTKERGWGIGLPLARRIVEESHDGRLVLVPSDRGAVFDLVFPG, from the coding sequence ATGCGACGCCGGGTGCCGGTGATCCTGGTCGCGCTCGGTCTCCTGGTGCTGCTGGGGTCGTACGTGTGGTACGCCCAGCGCGTGGTCGATGAACTGCGCGGCGAGTCCGAGCGGACCAGCCGCATGTTCGCGCGGGTGTACGGCGCGCTCGCCGACACGACCACCGGCGCCGAGACCGCGGCGCTCATGGGGCTGTCGCAGGAAATCCGCGAGCTTGGCGTGCCGGTCATCGTCACCGACGCGCAGGGCAGGCCGACGGCGTTCGTGAACATCCCCGGTTTGGGCAACGGGCTGGTCAGTCCTGCCGATCCGCGCTTCGCCACGCTGTCCGACCTGGTGCGAACGCTCGACCGGCAGAACCAGCCCGTGGTGGAGCCGGGGGTGGGACAGATCCACTTCGGCAACACGCCGCTGGTGCGCGGACTCCGCATCATCCCGCTGCTCCAGGTGGCGATGCTCAGCCTCCTGATCGTCGCCGGCATCCTGGCGCTGGGCGTGCGGGCGCGGGCGGAGCGGGAGCGCGTGTGGGCGGGGATGGCGCGCGAGGCGGCACACCAGTTGGGCACGCCGCTCTCGTCGCTGCAAGGCTGGCTCGAGCTGCTGGCCGAGCGGGGCGACGGCGACCCGGCCGCCGAGTCGGCGCGGCAGCATATGCAGGGCGACGTCGACCGGCTGGAGCGCGTGGCGCACCGCTTCGAGCGCATCGGGCGGCCGCCGAAGCTCGTCCCGACAGACGTGGGCGAGGCGACCGAGGCCGTCGTGAACTATTTCCGGGCGCGCGTCCCGACGCTGGCCAACACCGTCGTCGTCCAGTTCGAGCGTGGCGAGGGACCGCTGGTGGTGCCCGTGGATCGCGTGCTGCTCGAATGGGCGGTGGAGTCGCTCGTCAAGAACGCGGTCGATGCGCTGGCGGGGCGGGGCGGCACGATCTCGGTGCGCGTGGATCGCGCGGCGGGCGGCGGCGCGCGGGTGCGCGTGGCCGATGACGGACCGGGGATCCCGCCCAAGCTTCGGCGCAAGATCTTCGCCGCCGGTTTCACCACCAAGGAGCGCGGCTGGGGCATCGGTCTGCCGCTGGCGCGCCGCATCGTCGAGGAGTCGCACGACGGCCGGCTGGTGCTCGTCCCGTCTGATCGCGGGGCGGTGTTCGACCTCGTCTTCCCCGGATGA